The Chloroflexota bacterium genome window below encodes:
- a CDS encoding 6-phosphofructokinase, which yields MGKVKRIAILTGGGDCPGINAVIRATTKKAILEYGIEVIGIKDGYEGIINNQYRKLDYDDVSGILTSGGTILGTSNTANPYRYPVIKGNQLTFENMSETTLKNVEKLNIDCLVCIGGDGTLDIAHRLSRDGIPIVGIPKTIDNDLRGTDIAFGFDSAVYIATEGIDRVHTTAQSHHRVMIVEVMGRNAGWIALHSGIAGGGDIILLPEIPYDIDVVAEKVKERSKRGKRFSIAVVAEGAKPKGGDIVIQRIVKESSDPIRLGGIGFVLGAQIEGRTGIETRTVVMGHLLRGGSPTPFDRVLATRLGTKAVDMIKNKQFGYMVGVKGNSLVKVPLEDVATGPRTVPLDDPLIQAARAVGTCFGN from the coding sequence ATGGGAAAGGTAAAAAGGATTGCTATTCTTACAGGAGGAGGGGACTGCCCGGGCATAAATGCCGTCATCCGGGCCACTACCAAGAAAGCCATCCTCGAATATGGTATAGAGGTCATTGGCATCAAAGACGGCTACGAAGGGATAATAAACAATCAATATAGAAAACTGGACTATGACGATGTCTCAGGAATACTTACGTCAGGTGGAACAATACTTGGTACCTCGAATACAGCCAATCCCTATAGATATCCTGTAATAAAGGGCAATCAATTGACCTTCGAGAATATGTCGGAAACCACCCTCAAGAACGTGGAGAAGCTCAATATCGATTGCCTCGTATGCATCGGAGGGGACGGCACATTAGACATAGCGCATAGACTCTCGAGAGACGGAATCCCTATCGTCGGGATACCCAAGACAATTGATAACGATCTAAGAGGCACCGACATTGCCTTCGGCTTTGATTCCGCCGTGTACATTGCCACAGAGGGCATTGACAGAGTCCATACCACTGCACAATCGCACCACCGGGTTATGATCGTCGAAGTCATGGGGCGCAATGCCGGATGGATCGCCCTCCATTCAGGCATAGCGGGAGGAGGAGATATCATACTGCTTCCAGAAATTCCCTATGATATTGACGTCGTAGCCGAGAAGGTAAAGGAAAGAAGCAAGAGAGGGAAGCGATTCAGCATAGCGGTAGTTGCCGAAGGAGCCAAACCGAAAGGCGGAGATATAGTCATACAGAGAATAGTGAAAGAAAGCTCAGACCCGATCCGCCTCGGTGGCATAGGTTTCGTTCTCGGGGCCCAGATTGAGGGGAGAACAGGGATTGAGACTCGCACCGTGGTGATGGGGCATCTCCTGAGGGGAGGCTCTCCAACACCCTTCGATAGAGTATTGGCAACAAGGCTGGGCACCAAAGCAGTCGACATGATAAAGAATAAGCAATTCGGGTATATGGTCGGAGTCAAAGGTAACTCTCTCGTCAAAGTTCCCCTGGAGGACGTAGCCACGGGGCCAAGAACAGTTCCATTGGATGACCCGCTCATACAGGCTGCCCGTGCCGTGGGTACCTGCTTTGGCAACTGA